From a single Methylosinus sp. H3A genomic region:
- a CDS encoding glutathione S-transferase family protein, translating into MKFYMTPGSCSTGIHILLEEIGLVFEAYILNLPRGDHLKPEYLAINPHGTIPTLLRDDGTALCDFVSIATWLAETYPRRKLLPEDLAGKSQAMEVLNFATRYIHGEGFRRVFTPERYAVAGDIEAVKAQGREIVAEALLKVSGELDGKSYAAGAFSIADAGLFYVEFWADKIGMELPVNCRAHYELMKTRPTVRQVLAEEGYR; encoded by the coding sequence ATGAAATTCTATATGACGCCGGGATCCTGCTCGACCGGAATTCACATTCTGCTCGAGGAGATCGGCCTCGTTTTCGAGGCCTATATCCTCAATCTGCCGCGAGGCGACCATCTGAAGCCCGAATATCTGGCCATCAATCCCCATGGCACGATTCCGACGCTGTTGCGCGACGACGGCACGGCGCTCTGCGATTTTGTCTCGATCGCGACATGGCTCGCCGAGACCTATCCGCGTCGCAAGCTCTTGCCCGAGGATCTCGCCGGCAAGAGCCAAGCGATGGAGGTGCTCAATTTCGCGACGCGCTACATTCATGGCGAGGGATTCCGCCGCGTCTTCACGCCGGAGCGTTACGCCGTCGCGGGCGACATAGAGGCGGTGAAGGCGCAGGGGCGCGAGATCGTCGCCGAGGCGCTGTTGAAAGTGAGCGGCGAGCTCGACGGCAAGAGCTATGCGGCGGGCGCCTTCTCCATCGCCGACGCCGGCCTCTTTTACGTGGAGTTCTGGGCCGACAAGATCGGCATGGAGCTGCCCGTCAATTGCCGCGCCCATTACGAGCTGATGAAGACGCGGCCCACCGTGCGGCAAGTGTTGGCCGAGGAAGGCTATCGCTGA
- a CDS encoding DUF4006 family protein — protein MQAENRSIFRIDRAVVGMLAAAVLLLQIVAVGFATGAMAEGGAFGVVCAADQTSSTSSDSAPLEKHVGPCCMLHCSSVAEVDEADAVIIVLSFDFPSAAPPVFDDRTAAVAPPELRSLSPRAPPARFA, from the coding sequence GTGCAAGCCGAGAACCGTTCGATCTTCAGGATAGACAGAGCCGTCGTCGGCATGCTGGCGGCCGCCGTCCTTCTGTTGCAGATCGTGGCGGTCGGCTTCGCCACCGGCGCTATGGCCGAGGGCGGCGCTTTCGGCGTCGTCTGCGCTGCCGATCAGACGAGCTCGACGTCTTCCGACTCCGCTCCTCTGGAAAAGCATGTCGGCCCCTGCTGCATGCTCCATTGCAGCTCGGTGGCCGAGGTCGACGAGGCCGATGCCGTCATCATCGTCCTGAGCTTCGACTTCCCCTCTGCGGCCCCTCCCGTTTTCGACGATCGAACGGCCGCCGTCGCCCCGCCGGAATTGCGGTCTCTCTCTCCACGCGCGCCACCAGCGCGCTTCGCCTGA
- a CDS encoding hemolysin family protein — translation MPYLEIAVVIALTLINGALAMAELAVVSSRPARLRASAERGVPGARAALALASDPGKFLSAVQIGITLIGVLSGAFSGATIGARLSEWIASRGLSPAMSETLGVGLVVAAITYVSLIVGELVPKQIALRDPERIATAVAPVLSVLARLAAPLVFILDLSGRALLRALGYGAAGAHLVSDEEIRALVAEAETAGVLEPGERAMIAGVMRLGDRPVRGVMTPRGEVDMIDLDDSPETIRETIIASVHSRLPAYRGKTENMLGVLQAKDLLDAYLRGENPQPSEFVRQAPIVPTSADALDVVEMIKRASVHVALIFDEYGHFQGIVTDADILEAIAGGFGTAEGPPEPHAVQRDDGSWLISGGMPADEMLELLAMPASEDRSYQTAAGFVLAHAGHLPEIGESFDAHGWRFEVLDKDGRRIDKILAQRAPRGQRRAAL, via the coding sequence ATGCCTTACTTGGAAATTGCCGTCGTCATCGCCTTGACCCTGATCAATGGCGCGCTCGCCATGGCGGAGCTCGCCGTCGTATCGTCGCGCCCTGCGCGCCTCCGAGCCTCGGCCGAGCGCGGGGTTCCCGGCGCGCGCGCCGCCCTCGCCCTCGCTTCCGATCCCGGAAAATTTCTCTCCGCCGTTCAAATCGGCATCACGCTGATCGGCGTGCTGTCCGGCGCCTTCTCCGGCGCGACCATTGGCGCGCGGCTCTCCGAATGGATCGCGTCGCGCGGCTTGTCTCCGGCCATGTCGGAGACGCTCGGCGTCGGTCTCGTCGTCGCGGCGATCACCTATGTGTCGCTGATCGTCGGGGAGCTCGTGCCCAAGCAGATCGCCCTGCGCGATCCCGAACGAATCGCAACCGCCGTCGCTCCGGTCCTGAGCGTGCTGGCGCGGCTCGCCGCGCCGCTCGTCTTCATTCTCGATCTCTCCGGACGCGCGCTGCTGCGCGCTCTCGGCTATGGCGCGGCAGGCGCGCATCTCGTTTCGGACGAGGAGATCAGGGCGCTCGTCGCCGAGGCCGAGACGGCCGGCGTTCTGGAGCCGGGCGAACGCGCGATGATCGCCGGCGTCATGCGTCTCGGCGACCGCCCGGTCCGCGGCGTGATGACGCCGCGCGGCGAGGTCGACATGATCGATCTCGACGATTCGCCGGAGACGATCCGCGAGACGATCATCGCCAGCGTCCATTCACGGCTGCCCGCCTATCGCGGCAAGACCGAGAACATGCTCGGCGTGCTGCAGGCGAAAGATCTGCTCGACGCCTATCTGCGCGGTGAGAACCCGCAGCCGAGCGAATTCGTGCGCCAAGCACCGATCGTCCCGACCTCCGCCGACGCGCTGGACGTGGTCGAGATGATCAAGCGCGCCTCCGTCCATGTCGCGCTGATCTTCGACGAATACGGCCATTTCCAGGGGATCGTGACCGACGCCGACATCCTCGAGGCCATCGCCGGCGGATTCGGGACCGCGGAGGGCCCGCCCGAGCCGCATGCCGTGCAGCGCGACGACGGCTCATGGCTCATCTCCGGCGGCATGCCCGCCGACGAAATGCTGGAGCTTCTGGCGATGCCGGCGTCAGAGGACAGGAGCTATCAGACGGCCGCCGGCTTCGTTCTGGCGCACGCCGGCCATCTGCCGGAGATCGGCGAGAGCTTCGACGCGCATGGCTGGCGCTTCGAAGTTCTCGACAAGGACGGCCGCCGGATCGACAAGATTCTCGCCCAGCGGGCGCCGCGCGGGCAAAGACGCGCGGCGCTCTGA
- a CDS encoding heme-binding protein: MKTRFALTLADARRVAAAAEAEAIKNGWSVVVAIVDEGGHLVLLQRLDGTQTASAEIATQKARTAALFKRPSKALEDIVAGGRVAMLSLPGITAVEGGLPLVYRGDIVGAIGVSGVQSFQDGIIAKAGAESLDDGQS, translated from the coding sequence ATGAAGACAAGATTCGCTCTCACTCTCGCCGACGCCAGGCGCGTCGCCGCCGCAGCCGAGGCCGAAGCGATCAAAAACGGCTGGAGCGTTGTCGTCGCCATCGTGGACGAGGGCGGTCATCTCGTGCTTTTGCAGCGCCTCGACGGCACGCAGACGGCCTCCGCCGAGATCGCGACGCAGAAAGCGCGCACCGCGGCCCTGTTCAAGCGTCCGAGCAAGGCGCTGGAAGACATTGTCGCGGGCGGCCGCGTCGCCATGCTGAGCCTGCCCGGGATCACCGCCGTCGAGGGCGGCCTGCCGCTCGTCTATCGCGGCGATATCGTCGGGGCGATCGGCGTTTCCGGCGTGCAATCGTTTCAGGATGGCATCATCGCCAAAGCGGGGGCGGAGAGCCTGGACGATGGGCAATCATGA
- a CDS encoding PleD family two-component system response regulator encodes MTARILIVDDLAPNIKLLEARLTAEYFDVLSATNGPEALALCREDRCDIVLLDVMMPGMDGFEVCRRLKADPVTAHLPVVMVTALDQPADRLRGLEAGADDFLTKPVDEIALIARVRSLARLKVMLDELRARADTSASLGLVDKGARAMADAGKNGRILVLEDRGASAERITMALRDLHEVTVVSDPQDALFRAAEGDFDLIAVSLDLNGFDALRFCSQVRSLERTRALPILVIADMDDRNRILRGLDLGVNDYIVRPVDRNELVARVRSQLRRKRYADSLRSDLQAAIELAAVDSLTGLNNRRYLETHLSALLDQAAHKGRALTLMMLDIDHFKSVNDTHGHDAGDEVLKHFAQRMKRVVRSADLICRLGGEEFVIVMPDTPLVVAAKVAERVRAAIQSEPFCIDRNGGAIPVTTSIGIAERGQDANAEALLRRADKALYESKSGGRNRVTAAAA; translated from the coding sequence ATGACTGCACGCATTTTGATCGTCGACGATTTGGCGCCCAACATAAAATTGCTGGAGGCGCGTCTGACGGCCGAATATTTCGACGTCCTCTCGGCGACGAACGGGCCCGAGGCTCTGGCGCTCTGTCGCGAGGATCGCTGCGACATCGTGCTGCTCGACGTGATGATGCCCGGCATGGACGGTTTCGAGGTCTGCCGGCGCCTGAAGGCCGATCCGGTCACCGCGCATCTTCCCGTCGTGATGGTGACCGCACTCGATCAGCCGGCCGACCGGCTGCGCGGCCTCGAGGCCGGCGCCGATGATTTTCTCACCAAGCCCGTCGACGAGATCGCGCTCATCGCGCGCGTCCGCTCACTCGCCCGCCTCAAGGTGATGCTCGACGAATTGCGCGCCCGCGCGGACACGTCGGCCAGTCTCGGCCTCGTCGACAAGGGCGCGCGCGCAATGGCCGACGCCGGCAAGAATGGCCGCATCCTCGTGCTCGAGGACCGCGGCGCCTCGGCCGAGCGAATCACCATGGCGCTGCGCGACCTGCATGAGGTGACGGTCGTCTCCGATCCGCAGGACGCGCTATTCCGCGCCGCAGAGGGCGATTTCGACCTCATCGCCGTCAGCCTCGATCTCAATGGATTCGACGCGCTGCGCTTTTGCAGCCAAGTCCGCTCGCTGGAGCGCACGCGGGCGCTGCCCATTCTCGTCATCGCCGATATGGACGACCGCAACCGCATTTTGCGCGGCCTCGATCTGGGCGTGAACGACTATATCGTGCGGCCGGTCGACCGAAACGAGCTCGTCGCCCGCGTCCGCAGCCAGCTGCGCCGCAAACGCTACGCCGACAGCCTGCGTTCCGATCTGCAGGCCGCCATCGAGCTCGCCGCCGTCGATTCGCTGACCGGCCTCAACAACAGGCGCTATCTCGAGACCCATCTCTCCGCCCTGCTCGACCAGGCCGCCCATAAGGGCCGCGCGCTGACGCTGATGATGCTCGACATCGATCACTTCAAATCGGTCAACGACACTCATGGTCATGACGCCGGCGACGAGGTGCTGAAGCATTTCGCGCAGCGCATGAAGCGCGTGGTGCGCAGCGCCGATCTCATCTGCCGGCTCGGCGGCGAGGAATTCGTCATCGTCATGCCCGACACGCCGCTGGTCGTCGCCGCCAAAGTGGCCGAGCGCGTGCGCGCCGCCATACAATCGGAGCCCTTCTGCATAGACCGCAATGGCGGCGCCATACCCGTCACGACGTCGATCGGCATAGCGGAGCGCGGCCAGGACGCCAATGCGGAGGCGCTGCTTCGCCGCGCCGATAAGGCGCTCTACGAGTCGAAGAGCGGCGGCCGCAATCGCGTCACCGCCGCCGCCGCCTGA
- the clpB gene encoding ATP-dependent chaperone ClpB — translation MNFDKYTTRAQGFVQSALSLATREGNPQLTPEHVLKVLLDDEQGLSAGLIDRAGGRSREALAKTEAALAKLPKVSGGGAGQPSLNQATARLFDNAEKLAQKASDSYVTVERLLLALALEKGTEAARILSEAGVTPQTLNSAIEDLRKGRTADSSSAESAYDSLKKYARDLTEAAREGKLDPVIGRDEEIRRTIQVLSRRTKNNPVLIGEPGVGKTAIVEGLALRIVNGDVPESLVDKKLLALDMGALIAGAKYRGEFEERLKAVLNEITAAQGGIILFIDEMHTLVGAGKADGAMDASNLLKPALARGELHCVGATTLDEYRKHVEKDAALARRFQPVFVDEPTVEDTISILRGLKEKYEMHHGVRVTDAAIVAAATLSNRYISDRFLPDKAIDLVDEAGSRLRMQIDSKPEELDELDRRIIQLRIEQEALRKETDPASKDRLAKLETELADLTEKSSALTQRWKSEKDKLGVAQKLKEQLETARNELAQAQRRGEFQRAGELAYGLIPDLERKLAASEKEGAQKMLEEEVTPEHVAQVVSRWTGIPVDKMLEGEREKLLHMEDELSRRVVGQREAVAAVSTAVRRARAGLQDPNRPIGSFIFLGPTGVGKTELTKALANFLFDDETAMVRLDMSEYMEKHSVARLIGAPPGYVGYEEGGALTEAVRRRPYQVVLFDEIEKAHPDVFNVLLQVLDDGRLTDGQGRTVDFKNTLIIMTSNLGSEFLVMQQEGEDSSAVHAEVMQVVRAHFRPEFLNRVDEIVLFHRLRRDDMGAIVDIQILRLQKLLDDRKITLTLDEKARALLAAKGYDPAYGARPLKRVIQKELQDPLAEALLGGDIVDGSTVRVSTDSQGLTLEGRPIGRRGFGAEKAA, via the coding sequence ATGAATTTCGATAAATACACGACGCGCGCGCAGGGCTTCGTGCAGTCGGCCTTGTCGCTCGCGACACGCGAGGGCAATCCGCAGCTCACGCCCGAGCATGTTTTGAAAGTGCTGCTCGACGACGAGCAGGGGCTCTCCGCCGGACTCATCGATCGCGCAGGCGGCCGCTCGCGCGAGGCGCTCGCCAAGACCGAGGCCGCGCTGGCCAAGCTGCCGAAAGTCTCGGGCGGCGGCGCTGGACAGCCTTCGCTCAATCAGGCGACGGCGCGGCTCTTCGACAATGCCGAGAAGCTCGCGCAAAAGGCCAGTGATTCCTACGTCACCGTCGAGCGGCTGCTGCTCGCTCTCGCCCTCGAGAAGGGGACGGAGGCCGCGCGCATTTTGAGCGAGGCGGGCGTCACGCCGCAGACGCTCAATTCGGCGATCGAGGATTTGCGCAAGGGCCGCACCGCCGATTCCTCCTCGGCCGAGAGCGCCTATGATTCGCTGAAGAAATATGCGCGCGATCTCACTGAGGCCGCGCGTGAGGGCAAGCTCGATCCGGTCATCGGCCGCGACGAGGAAATTCGCCGCACCATTCAGGTGCTGTCGCGCCGCACCAAGAATAATCCCGTGCTGATCGGCGAGCCCGGCGTCGGCAAGACGGCGATCGTCGAAGGCCTCGCTCTGCGCATCGTCAATGGCGATGTGCCGGAATCGCTCGTGGACAAGAAGCTGCTCGCGCTCGACATGGGCGCGCTCATCGCCGGCGCGAAATATCGCGGCGAGTTCGAGGAGCGCTTGAAAGCCGTGCTGAACGAGATCACCGCCGCGCAGGGCGGGATCATATTGTTCATCGACGAGATGCACACGCTGGTCGGCGCCGGCAAGGCGGATGGCGCGATGGACGCCTCCAATCTGCTGAAGCCCGCATTGGCGCGCGGCGAATTGCATTGCGTCGGCGCGACGACGCTCGACGAATATCGCAAGCATGTGGAGAAGGACGCCGCTCTGGCGCGGCGCTTCCAGCCTGTGTTCGTCGACGAGCCGACGGTGGAGGACACCATCTCCATTCTGCGCGGGCTGAAAGAAAAATACGAGATGCACCATGGCGTGCGCGTCACCGACGCCGCGATCGTGGCGGCCGCGACGCTCTCCAATCGTTACATCTCGGACCGTTTTCTACCCGATAAGGCGATCGACCTCGTCGACGAAGCCGGCTCACGCCTGCGCATGCAAATCGATTCGAAGCCGGAAGAGCTCGACGAGCTCGACCGCCGCATCATCCAGCTGCGCATAGAGCAGGAGGCGCTGCGCAAGGAGACCGATCCTGCCTCGAAGGATCGTCTCGCCAAATTGGAGACAGAGCTCGCCGATCTGACCGAAAAATCATCGGCGCTCACCCAGCGCTGGAAGTCCGAGAAGGACAAGCTCGGCGTCGCGCAGAAGCTGAAGGAGCAACTGGAGACCGCCCGCAACGAGCTGGCTCAGGCGCAGCGTCGCGGCGAGTTCCAGCGCGCCGGCGAGCTCGCCTATGGCCTCATCCCCGATCTCGAGCGCAAGCTCGCGGCGAGCGAGAAGGAAGGCGCGCAGAAAATGCTCGAGGAGGAGGTGACGCCCGAGCATGTCGCGCAGGTCGTCTCGCGCTGGACCGGAATTCCGGTCGATAAAATGCTCGAGGGCGAGCGCGAGAAGCTGCTGCATATGGAAGACGAGCTGTCGCGTCGCGTCGTCGGGCAGCGGGAGGCTGTCGCCGCCGTCTCGACGGCCGTGCGCCGCGCTCGCGCCGGATTGCAGGATCCCAACCGACCGATCGGCTCCTTCATCTTCCTGGGGCCGACAGGCGTCGGCAAGACGGAGCTGACCAAGGCGCTCGCGAACTTCCTGTTCGACGACGAGACGGCGATGGTCCGTCTCGACATGTCGGAATATATGGAGAAGCATTCGGTGGCGCGGCTCATCGGCGCGCCTCCCGGCTATGTCGGCTATGAGGAGGGCGGGGCGCTTACCGAGGCGGTGCGGCGCAGGCCCTATCAGGTCGTGCTGTTCGACGAGATCGAGAAGGCGCATCCGGACGTGTTCAACGTCCTGCTGCAGGTGCTGGACGATGGCCGTCTCACCGACGGCCAGGGCCGCACCGTCGATTTCAAGAACACGCTCATCATCATGACGTCGAATCTCGGCTCCGAATTCCTGGTGATGCAGCAGGAGGGCGAGGATTCCTCCGCCGTGCATGCCGAGGTGATGCAGGTGGTGCGCGCGCATTTTAGGCCGGAGTTCCTGAACCGCGTCGATGAGATCGTCCTGTTCCACCGCCTGCGGCGCGACGATATGGGCGCGATCGTCGATATTCAGATCCTGCGGCTGCAAAAGCTGCTGGACGATCGCAAGATCACGCTGACTCTCGACGAGAAGGCGCGGGCGCTGCTCGCCGCCAAGGGCTATGACCCGGCCTATGGCGCGCGTCCGCTGAAGCGCGTGATCCAGAAGGAGCTGCAGGACCCGCTCGCCGAGGCGCTGCTCGGCGGCGACATAGTGGACGGCTCCACCGTGCGCGTCTCCACCGACAGTCAGGGGCTGACCTTGGAAGGTCGGCCGATCGGACGGCGGGGCTTCGGGGCCGAAAAAGCGGCGTGA
- the prmC gene encoding peptide chain release factor N(5)-glutamine methyltransferase, translating to MTLLSLLALDHVTRAAALDEVAAFLDRSGVEDARRDARALLLAAGGFTAAELLLEPTAALTGAAREKLRDYAQRRAAREPVTRILGARGFWTHDLVVAPRVLDPRPDTETVVELTLELMRERRLEPLAILDLGVGSGAILCALLAEFPNARAVGVDLSANACAAAALNLSRSGFAERAAVLRGRWADALAARFDLVVSNPPYIASGELDALEPEVRLYDPPLALDGGADGLDCYREIAAELPRLLAPMGVAALEAGDKQARSVVALLAENGLEPAGIRKDAGGRERAVAARRSSS from the coding sequence GTGACGCTTCTGTCCCTGCTTGCGCTCGATCATGTGACGCGCGCCGCGGCGCTCGACGAGGTCGCGGCCTTTCTCGATCGCTCCGGCGTCGAGGATGCGCGTCGCGACGCGCGAGCGCTGCTGCTCGCCGCCGGCGGATTCACAGCGGCGGAGCTGCTGCTGGAGCCGACGGCGGCGCTCACGGGCGCCGCGCGGGAAAAACTGCGCGACTATGCGCAGCGTCGCGCGGCGCGCGAGCCGGTGACGCGCATTCTCGGCGCGCGCGGCTTCTGGACGCATGATCTCGTCGTCGCGCCCCGAGTGCTCGATCCACGGCCGGACACGGAGACGGTCGTCGAGCTCACGCTCGAGCTCATGCGCGAGCGTCGGCTCGAGCCGCTCGCGATACTCGATCTCGGCGTCGGCTCGGGCGCGATTCTCTGCGCGCTGCTCGCCGAATTTCCGAACGCGCGCGCGGTCGGCGTCGATCTCAGCGCCAACGCTTGCGCCGCCGCCGCGCTCAATCTGTCGCGCTCCGGTTTCGCCGAGCGCGCGGCGGTGCTGCGCGGGCGCTGGGCCGATGCGCTCGCTGCGCGTTTCGATCTCGTGGTCTCCAATCCGCCTTATATCGCGAGCGGCGAATTGGACGCGCTGGAGCCGGAAGTGCGGCTCTATGATCCGCCGCTCGCGCTCGACGGCGGCGCCGATGGACTCGACTGCTATCGCGAGATCGCTGCGGAGTTGCCGCGTCTGCTCGCGCCGATGGGCGTAGCGGCGCTCGAGGCGGGCGACAAGCAGGCGCGAAGCGTCGTCGCTCTATTGGCCGAGAATGGCCTCGAGCCCGCCGGAATTCGCAAGGACGCCGGCGGACGCGAGCGCGCCGTCGCCGCGCGGCGCAGCAGTTCGTGA
- a CDS encoding DUF3572 domain-containing protein: MKIDEMKIEKTRHRLGGEKRAAAPSKSEARSIALRSLVFLAADDDRMERFLALTGVDPGDIRALMGEEGFQIALLAHVCGDEPLLIAFSAEENLSPESVVAAMMALSGPIMD; the protein is encoded by the coding sequence ATGAAGATTGATGAAATGAAAATCGAAAAGACTAGACACCGTCTCGGTGGCGAAAAGCGGGCAGCCGCGCCATCGAAATCGGAGGCGCGATCTATCGCTTTGCGATCATTGGTCTTTCTGGCTGCCGATGACGACCGTATGGAGCGTTTTCTGGCGCTCACCGGCGTCGATCCCGGCGATATTCGCGCCCTCATGGGAGAAGAAGGGTTTCAGATCGCTCTGCTCGCGCATGTTTGTGGCGACGAGCCGCTGCTCATTGCTTTTTCCGCCGAGGAAAATCTTTCGCCCGAGAGCGTCGTCGCGGCGATGATGGCGCTATCGGGGCCCATCATGGATTGA
- a CDS encoding response regulator yields the protein MPKTVLIVEDNELNMKLFNDLLEANGHSTLQTKSGVEAIALARSHSPDLILMDIQLPEISGLEVTRWLKDDEQLRSIPIIAITAFAMKGDEEKIRQGGCEAYLSKPISVARFLETVNAFLADR from the coding sequence ATGCCGAAAACCGTCCTCATCGTAGAGGATAATGAGCTCAACATGAAGCTCTTCAACGATCTCCTCGAGGCCAATGGGCATTCGACGCTGCAGACCAAGAGCGGCGTCGAGGCCATCGCGCTGGCGCGCAGCCACTCGCCAGACCTCATTTTGATGGACATTCAGCTCCCGGAGATATCCGGGCTCGAGGTTACGCGCTGGCTCAAGGACGACGAGCAGCTGCGCTCCATCCCGATCATCGCGATCACCGCCTTTGCGATGAAGGGCGATGAGGAGAAAATTCGCCAGGGCGGCTGCGAGGCCTATCTCTCAAAGCCGATCTCCGTGGCCCGCTTTCTGGAAACTGTGAACGCATTTTTGGCGGACAGATGA
- a CDS encoding DUF4167 domain-containing protein has protein sequence MRPGQNKRIRGRNGGRKGPNPLTRSYESNGPDVKIRGTAQHVAEKYLQLARDAQSSGDTIMAESLLQHAEHYFRLIAAAQTAQQQAQGGYGGRPYEAAETDIDDDDDFSGISDRFAPLSERLPQTAGYQPPPQPYASAPYAPQPAAQPQFAQQPQPQPQPYEERPIGERPVNEPRYERQPRQDRGGSDRGGSDRGGFRDRRDRDRGGEQTAEGGGERPPRQNFDRNRERRFPPRVQPAVQDEAPAAALPSFITAPIRAAGPEETETFARTERTAIREHEEAAAGFHLNQRRRRRTRAPNEDANGNVASSDEPPRSDELPLAD, from the coding sequence ATGAGACCAGGACAGAATAAACGCATCCGCGGCCGCAATGGGGGTCGAAAAGGGCCCAATCCCCTCACACGTTCCTACGAGTCGAACGGTCCGGACGTTAAGATCCGGGGAACCGCTCAGCATGTCGCTGAGAAATATCTTCAGCTCGCCCGAGACGCGCAATCCTCCGGCGACACGATCATGGCCGAGAGCCTGCTTCAGCACGCCGAACATTATTTTCGTCTGATCGCCGCGGCTCAGACCGCGCAACAGCAGGCGCAGGGCGGCTACGGCGGCCGTCCCTATGAGGCGGCTGAAACCGACATCGACGACGATGATGATTTCAGCGGAATCTCGGATCGTTTCGCGCCTCTCTCTGAGCGCTTGCCGCAGACCGCCGGCTATCAGCCGCCGCCGCAGCCTTATGCTTCTGCGCCCTATGCGCCGCAGCCCGCGGCGCAGCCGCAATTCGCGCAGCAGCCGCAACCGCAACCACAGCCCTACGAGGAGCGTCCGATCGGCGAGCGTCCGGTCAACGAGCCGCGCTATGAGCGCCAGCCGCGCCAAGATCGAGGCGGTTCGGATCGCGGTGGTTCGGATCGCGGCGGCTTTCGCGATCGACGCGACCGCGACCGCGGTGGCGAGCAGACCGCCGAGGGCGGCGGCGAACGGCCGCCTCGCCAGAATTTCGACCGCAATCGCGAGCGTCGTTTCCCGCCGCGCGTGCAGCCCGCCGTGCAGGACGAGGCTCCGGCCGCCGCGCTGCCGTCCTTCATCACAGCGCCGATTCGCGCGGCCGGGCCGGAGGAGACGGAGACCTTCGCTCGCACGGAGCGCACCGCGATTCGCGAGCATGAAGAGGCCGCCGCCGGCTTTCATCTCAATCAGCGTCGTCGCCGTCGCACGCGAGCGCCGAATGAAGATGCGAATGGCAATGTCGCTTCCAGCGACGAGCCGCCGCGTTCGGACGAGCTGCCGCTCGCCGATTGA